Below is a window of Oryza brachyantha chromosome 10, ObraRS2, whole genome shotgun sequence DNA.
GGCGGGctccctcgccgcggcggcagcggcgctgTTCTTGGCGGCGTcaacgctgctgctgcccccggcggcgcggtgcCAGGTCGTCATCCCGCCGCCGTCCAACTCCACCCCGCCGGTGCGGCTGCCGCCcgccccgccgctgccgccgctggaCCAGGTCCCGCCCGCCGCTCTCATGTCCAGGATCGACGCCGTCCGcgccgagctcgccgcggAGGTGCAGGCCAAGTACGGCTTCTGCATGGCCAACGTGTACGtgtcccctcgccgccgccgccgccgccgccgccgccgtataTATTTTGCGCCGTCCATCCTGAGACGAGAgggtgattgattgattggttcGATCGCAGGGAGGAGGATTTCAGCCAGGCGTTCAGCTTCCCCGACACCGCCTTCGTCTCCGACTGCGCGGAGCAGACTCAAGGTGTCGTAATCTCTCTCGGCTtggttaaatttaatttttggctttgatttaattaagcAAGAAAGAATGAAAACACATCGTAATCTGGCTTAGATCGAATGGATTTGCTTCTGGGCAAGAAAACCAGCGACTTTTGCTAGTAGTTGGCGTTGCCTCTTGTTTGTCTCGGTCAAGTTCCCGCGTGATTGTGTTGCAGGAATTTTTGgttgtattttaatttgttcgaAAACGCTGAAACTTGGATGCCGTGAACGAATTGTTCAGTAGGAATTTTGCTTTTGAATGACAACTCAAATTGTTTATAGATTTAGGTAGGGTTTGGCGATGATCGAAGAGAAGATGATAACGTAAATTGAGATttcttatattaataataaataattaagccTTAGCTGTTACgaactttacttttagataagaatattttctaaaaatatgtcCGTTTAACAATTCAATAAATACGCTCTCGGGACAGGAGAGTTAGCATTTTTAGCTTGCTGCATGTACGAGTATGGGTGATTTTGGGCCGTTGGATCGCGAACGAACGGTAGAGATCAACCAACCACCGCAGTAGGGAAAGCACAACACATCGCCGCTCTGCTTTGCCGCGGGGAAATGCGCCGGCAGccacggcgtcgccggcgcggccgcggcggccttcAAGCGCTGGGCGGAGGCTTTCGCTCCAGGCCTCCAACCCTCCTCCCCGACCGCAGCTCGTCTTCGTGATGGAGAGCATCGCGGTGGCTCCTCGCGCGCCGTGGTAAACTCGAACCCCAACCGTCGATCCCCTCATTTCCTTAAATCCTCGGCACGAGTAGGGTTGGCAGtagcggcgacgaggagaggAATGCACTTTTTGGGAGTTCCTTCGGTGAACGGTTTAGGGTTTGTTCCTTTGTGTTGGCGTTGGTCCTCTCCGTGAGATGGTGGAAGGGGATTAGGAATTTAGTAGGGGACTGGAAGATGTAGTTGTCGTTAATTTCTGTTTATGTTATGCGGCAAGCTCAGCTTGATGCCAACATTTGAGTAAGGCAATGGATTACTGAAACAGTTAACTAGGTGATGACAAAGTGATTGTTCGATGTGTTCGTAAAATACTCATCTGAATTTTCCTTAATGAAACTGAAGCAGGCAATATAGGAATTTACAGTTTACTATCACAATCAAGATTGTAGAATGATATAAAGTGTTAGTGCCATAGAAAAAGGCGAAATCCAGGAGTTTGAGACTTTTGAGTTCAGTTCTGGCTTATATTGTACTCTCTCTTTTATCTGATGCTGCAACGTTTTGGAGGTAGCGTTAGGGTGCTGGTAAATGCTAAAATTTCTCAAAGCAAATGTATTATGATTTAACCcctcaaaatattgtatacaTGCAGGGGAAATGACTGGAATGTTGTGCGAGAAAGCGGACATAGAGATATATGTTAAAAGCTTGGGTAAAAAACCCAGCACGAGGGTTAGTAAGAACTGTGACCAAAACTCATGGGCACTAGGGTGTCAGCCTGGCTGGGCTTGCTCAAGACAGGATGCTAATTCATCATCAGGAGTGGTCCCATCCAGTGCGGTTAATTGCAGGCCATGCTGTCCAGGTTTCTTCTGCCCTCGTGGTCTGACCTGTATGATACGTAAGTTCTTTCCTTCCAACAAATACTCCAGCATTAAGTCAGTTTTACATGACTAGATGTTATTGTACTCTGTAAGGTCCTGCAAAGTCGATCATTGTTATAAAATGTGCTAAGACTTTTGAATGCTAAATGTTCAAGATTGTAAGTGCAAAGAGTCCTTGGAATTCTTTTGATGCACTTGGTTATTATTTTCCGTTGCCTATTAGGGAAACTTTATAGGTACAGAATATACATCTTATTTTCATCGAAAttacatatcatatatagtAAATCACCCCccttgtttcttttgttggtATTCATAGTTTCTTATTCTTTGCTGATTAGCTAACATTCACTCTTTTTTGTCACAGCTTGTCCGTTGGGTGCTTATTGTCCTCTAGCAACATTGAATGAAACTACTGGGCTTTGTGATCCGTAAGGGGATTTTCATTGGCAAAACTACATAACAACATCACCAGTTAAATGTTCTTCACTTCATAATAATTTCATAGCACatgactgattttttttgtgtttgaaaaaaatgccaGGTACTCTTACCAAATAACTCCAGGATCGAACCATGCATGTGGCACTGCAGATTCTTGGGCAGATGTGATTACAACTGATGATGTCTTCTGCCCTCCAGGGCATTACTGTCCAACAACAACCCAAAAATTTAACTGTACTGAGGGGTGCTGTCTCTACCCTTTACCCCCTCTATGATATATCTGCAGTATATTTTTACATTGTTCTGTTGCTGATTGCTATTTATAACTATCTTTTTGCAGGTACTATTGCCGTAAAGGTTCCACAGATGAATATAGTATGTATATCTTGTCTCCACATCATCTTGATTGGGAAGCATGATTTAGAACTATTACTTATCTAATTTATGGTGATTTAGTTCAAAGTTGTATTATCAGTAAACCTCCACATCAAATCTAACACTTTAATGTTTATTCTAGAGTTGAACTATCGCTTGAAATCATAATAACTGGGTTGCAGTTACTCCAAGTACAAAATTCCAATTTCACTGTctaatatagatttatttaattaaatttagattgtctagtgaaaaaatattgtcTCAAATTTCTTTAGGTAATGCTGCTGCAATACTTTctgataaacatatatacaaattagaTTTGCTATTGTTTCCTTTTGGAATATATTGTTGGAatctcaacaacttcatataCATTTGCAGAGTGTATTTGGAAAAATACATGTAagaaaaattcaacaaaagAACAGACCGCTTTATTCGGTGGCATATTAATTGTATGTACCAGCTTTTACCCCTTTTCCTATTCTCTCTCTGTTTGTCTTTGGGTGTTGACTATTATGTGTTACCTGAAAATTGGCATGTTTTTACCCTACACCCAAAGGATGCCTCCCATGGTTCAAATTTGAGATGAGACATTTTACACAAATGTATATAAAGTCCTAAAATTTGTGTTTTGGcaggaaatatttttctcagcAACAGCCTTTTGATATCACTAActcaatttctttttattcatatagtTGTTCTCTGGTTGAGTTTATAATCTGCgcctcatatttttttgaacagAAGTCCTATCTCCTTTCATGTAGATATGACCATTACTTCTGTTTCATTATAATGCATGCAAATGATATAAGTTGCAGGTTTCTGCAATacatgaatttattttagtatcTGAGTTTCTCTCACATGTCAGCTTTCATCAAATATCAcctaaaaaagagagagatggatgttcatgaatatttatttattattttttaaagagtaTTTTAAAGAAGGTGCACAATGTTTACTATTTTGTGCtaaatttctctatttttcatgttcctTTTGCAGGTTATCTTGACCACTGTTTTGCTACTGGTGTACAACTGCTCTGATCAATTCATCAGAATTCGAGCTAAAATATTGTCTAAATCTCGTAGAAAGGCTGCAACAATTGCACAAGAATCAGCAACAGCACGTGAAAGATGGAAATTAGCAAAAGAACTTGTACTAAGTCATGAGTTAGAAATGTCCGAGTCTTTTGATACGCCCGAACAAATAGCTGCATCATCTAATGGGGTGCGGCATGCTACTGAAGGTAACGGTAAAAGATCTAAAAATCGCAAAAAACTAGCACATGCGCGCACTGAAAGGTACAGGCGTGCATATAGTCAAATTGGCAGGGAAAGAGTTCTGCAGCCAGATAATGATAAATTAACACTGTCCAGAGTAGTGTATCTAGCTGCCGAAGACAGACAGCGAAGGCCAATGTTTGAAGTGGTTTTCAAAGGTCTAACACTATCCattggaaaaaagaaacttcTGCAATGTGTTACTGGGAAACTTTCACCAGGCAGGGTAACGGCTATCATGGGTCCTTCTGGAGCAGGGAAGACTACTTTTCTCAATGCTGTCTTAGGTAAAACAGCAGGATATAAGAAGGAGGGGTTAGTTCTTATAAATGGAAAATCGGGATCAATGCAGTCATATAAGAAGATCATTGGTTTTGTGCCACAAGATGACATTGTCCATGGGAACCTGACGGTTGAAGAAAACCTATGGTTTAGTGCATGTTGCAGGTACtattatatacatgcatatagtGTATAGCTTGTTTGCTTTCATAATTCATTATTTTCCTCCATTAAATGCCATTAAGCACGCTTAGATCAGATCTTATGAGCTATGACACAGCATTGCAAGACTTATCATTGACTAATGTAATTTGCCtagtattaaatatgatcTGTCATCTATGTTTGGGATTCATTTTTGCCAACCACCCTCCCTGATAGATAATTAGCCTTAGCTCtcagataaaatatattgtttgcctAATGACTTCAAGTGATAGCTGTATATGCTCTTtagtattataaataaaaagaaatgataccatcaaatttattttagcagTTATTTTCATGAATGTACTCTACATTGtcataaaagtaattaattttcttatacaaacatctttttttttctggagtAAGGTCAAGCAAAGGCATGTCCAAAGCTGATAAGATTATAGTTCTTGAACGGGTTATTGGATCATTAGGGCTTCAAGAAATCAGGAATTCCCTTGTTGGGACAGTGGAGAAACGGGGTATTTCTGGAGGACAAAGGAAGCGTGTAAATGTGGGGATTGAAATGGTTATGGAGCCTTCTCTTCTTATTTTAGACGAGCCAACCACAGGCTTGGACAGTGCTTCCTCTCAACTACTTTTAAGAGCTCTTCGCCACGAAGCACTCCAAGGCGTAAATGTTTGTGCAGTGATTCACCAACCAAGGTTTGCTTATAAACACTGCATTATTAATTTGTCTCCTTTCATAAAGAATCAGCACTCAGTTCTTCAAATGACATAATTAATGACTCATTACTAATGATATACAGAAGCAAAGTATTACTATGAATTAGTTCATCCGATATACTGCTTTTCAGTGTCCAGGTCACCTATCAGTAGGTATCACgaaatttaggaaaaaaaatctcatacatAGTAATTCTAACCTTTATATACCATAgtcagaagaaaaagagaagtgGTCAACCTGTCATTTAcctaccccccccccccccccccccccccccccccccccgtgaactaaaatattttgttttaaaaactgTTTTTACTTTACACAAATACAAACTTGGATCTgacaattattattttttgttacacaGCTATACTTTGTTCAACATGTTTGATGACTTTGTTCTTTTGGCAAGAGGTGGTCTTATTGCTTACCTTGGTCCTATAAGTGAAGTTGAAACATACTTCTCAAGCCTGGGGATTAAAGTGCCTGAGCGTGAGAATCCTCCAGACTACTATATTGACATCTTAGAGGGAATAGCAAAGACTAAAATGAGGGGACATGCTGCTCCTAAACACTTGCCACTTCTTTGGATGCTACGTAACGGATATGAAATTCCAAAAGATATGCAGAAAGATCTTGAGGATATTAATAATCTTCATGAGTTATATACCGTTGGATCCATGTCTAGGGAACAGTCTTTTGCAGATCAGTCAGAGACCGCAGATTCAGTGCACCAAAATGTTAGGCAATCATATGGTATACTGGACAGGAAAACACCCGGTGTACTTGCAcaatacaaatattatttagGAAGGTAAATCAATTTCTTTAATTTCTCTTATTTGCTTGGGTGAATCAGTAACTCTACaatcaaaatgatattttcaggGTAGCTAAGCAACGCCTACGTGAAGCTACACTACAAGCTGTTGATTACTTAATACTGTGTATTGCTGGCATATGCATTGGAACAATTGCTAAAGTTAGTGATGATACATTCGGTGCAGCTTCATATGGATATACCATAATTGCAGTTTGTAAGTCAGTTTTTTAGCTGTTTTTAGTAACCTCTTAATTTTCCATCAAGTAATGCATCTTTATAGAGGACAGAATATATCACTACCACATAATTTGTAGCTGGGCTATAAAATCACTTCTGGTAGGTGACCACCTGAATACTGCTTAACCGTACTTTAGAACCTTTATCCTTtattaaaacattatatcattACCTTTCTAACTGTATCAAATTATCAAGTAGCAACATACACAGTTCACCCTCGAACATGTACCTGGATAACATAAAAAGTGAATTGTTAGAAAAATAGGGGATAATACATCtcaaccttttcttttgtcacaTAAAGATATACCAGAATTTAGCAGTTCCATTTTTGCAACATAATGATTATACAACAATAGTGTTGTATTTCcttgcaaaataaactatagtcACACACAGgtcatatatatttctcttcttcttaagACAATGATACACAGCACTCCCTGAAAAAGGTACAGTAACATTTTAGCTAACTTTACTGTGTTTTGTACAGCATTGTTATGCCAGCTTGCGGCACTGCGGTCATTTTCACCAGAAAGATTGCAATattggagggagagagaatCTGGCATGAGCACTCTAGCTTATTTTCTTGCAAGAGATACAATTGATCATTTCAACACCTTGGTGAAGCCAATTGTCTTCCTCTCGacattttatttcttcaaCAACCCACGATCTAAATTTATTGACAACTACGTGGTGTTCTTGGCACTAGTTTATTGTGTAACTGGCATAGGATATACTTTTGCTATTTGGTTTGAGCTAGGATTAGCTCAATTGGTAAGTAGAAtaatttcaatattttcatcaTGGCATATGCGTGCAATTCCAAATCACGTCATTAGGCTAAATGAACTTTGCTCTTGCAGTGTTCTGCGTTAATACCTGTGGTACTGGTCTTGGTAGGCACTCAAGCAAACATTCCAAATTTTATAAAGGGATTATGCTATCCCAAGTGGACACTAGAGGCTTTCATCATTGCAGGAGCCAAAAAGTTAGTACTGTTCTGTCCTCTAATCAGCATTCGATGGGTATATTTATTAAGTCTGTATGTGCCACAAGCTATATGAACATTTTTCTAACGCATTTTACCCTTCAGATATTCTGGAGTATGGCTGATTACTCGATGTGGAGCATTGCTAAAAGGTGGTTATGatatcaataattttattctttgCATCGAGATTATCATGCTCATGGGTGTACTCTTCCGGTTTATTGCGCTGCTTAGTCTGTTGAAGCTAAAATAGATGTAAGTATGCAAATCATCAGATCATCTCCATTCCACTATGGTTTACTCCTTCCAGTCGCCAATATTTGACATTGGGAGTACTAAATTGTATTACCGACTGGAGAGAGTACATTTTTTACTGACAAGGATAAAAAATCTTGAGCATGTGAATTGGATCATCTTATGGACTTGACAGGTAAAGACAAGGATTGCGTTTTGTTATCTTGAGCACCGAACAACAGAGGAGCACTGTGGAATTTGTACATAAAGGTTGCTGCAACTGATAGAAACTTTGTACAGATTTACAAAATGTTTAGAGTTGGAACACCACCCAATCTTTTCCAAATGTTTGTATATACTACAGAAATGACACTGTTATACATGTCAATTTTTTCACGAGGGGttatacatgtatatttgCCTCTacactaataatattttttcacatgTTAAAACCTTATTTCCTGAGTATTTGGGAGATACATTTTCACGTGCCATTTTGTGTCAAATTTTGAAACGGACAAATGGAAGTTTTTAATTTCCAGCAGCAGTAGAATAAATACGGAGTATATAtttcagagattttttttctatttttgaattCTAAAACTAAACTTCACCAAATCTTATTTTCATTTAGTGTGGCAGTGATTTTGTCGTGTTGTTTAGACTGGCTTGACCAAAGGTTCAGATTTGAACCGGAAATAACTTCTGGTAGAgttcaatataaaaaataaaataaaattagtgtctaatttttttaaaaaaataaaagttcaaaataaaaaactatttaagACAGAAAATACATGCTTCAGGCTAGGAGATGGGCTGTGATGGGCCTACTAGTCAATTGGGCTTCAGATTCCAACCACATCGAGGCCCAAAACCCCCTCCCGAGAGACCGGAGACACGTCGCTCGTCTCTCCAGCTTCGCCGCCTCGCACAAAACACCTCAAAACCCCTCTCCGCCGCGATGAGACCCgcagccaccgccaccgccaccgccgcgcttcGACTCCGagcctccttcctctccactcctcctcctcctcctcccgccgccgccgccgcggtttCCAGGTTCCTTCCTCGCCACTCcaccttcctcctcccgctgCGCCGCCTCTGCTCGTCCGCCCCCGCCCCTCCCCGTCGCGACGCGGCAGCCGCCTCCGGCCGCTCCGAGGCGTCCCCCGTCATGGACGCGCAGTTCGAGTCCTTCCGCGCGCAGCTCGACGAGTCGTCCACCCTCCGCGACCGCATccgcgccgtcgtctccgAGGTCGAGTCCGCCTcccgcctcgcctccgccgcgctcctcctcgtccaccAGCCCGTCCCCCTCGCAGGTTCCGGTTCCTCCCCCATTTCGCCCACTAGGGTTTTGTCACTTCCTTCCTGGTGATTGGCCTCGTTGCTGATTCCGCAGTggtctcctctcccctcttccCCCTCTCGTGTGTGTAGATGTGCTCGGGAAGGCGAAGGCGCAGGTGGAGGTGATCAATGGGCTCTACTCGCAGCTCGCGGAGATCCTCAAGGAGTGCCCGGGCCAGTACTA
It encodes the following:
- the LOC102702133 gene encoding ABC transporter G family member 25, which translates into the protein MAGSLAAAAAALFLAASTLLLPPAARCQVVIPPPSNSTPPVRLPPAPPLPPLDQVPPAALMSRIDAVRAELAAEVQAKYGFCMANVEEDFSQAFSFPDTAFVSDCAEQTQGEMTGMLCEKADIEIYVKSLGKKPSTRVSKNCDQNSWALGCQPGWACSRQDANSSSGVVPSSAVNCRPCCPGFFCPRGLTCMIPCPLGAYCPLATLNETTGLCDPYSYQITPGSNHACGTADSWADVITTDDVFCPPGHYCPTTTQKFNCTEGYYCRKGSTDEYKCIWKNTCKKNSTKEQTALFGGILIVILTTVLLLVYNCSDQFIRIRAKILSKSRRKAATIAQESATARERWKLAKELVLSHELEMSESFDTPEQIAASSNGVRHATEGNGKRSKNRKKLAHARTERYRRAYSQIGRERVLQPDNDKLTLSRVVYLAAEDRQRRPMFEVVFKGLTLSIGKKKLLQCVTGKLSPGRVTAIMGPSGAGKTTFLNAVLGKTAGYKKEGLVLINGKSGSMQSYKKIIGFVPQDDIVHGNLTVEENLWFSACCRSSKGMSKADKIIVLERVIGSLGLQEIRNSLVGTVEKRGISGGQRKRVNVGIEMVMEPSLLILDEPTTGLDSASSQLLLRALRHEALQGVNVCAVIHQPSYTLFNMFDDFVLLARGGLIAYLGPISEVETYFSSLGIKVPERENPPDYYIDILEGIAKTKMRGHAAPKHLPLLWMLRNGYEIPKDMQKDLEDINNLHELYTVGSMSREQSFADQSETADSVHQNVRQSYGILDRKTPGVLAQYKYYLGRVAKQRLREATLQAVDYLILCIAGICIGTIAKVSDDTFGAASYGYTIIAVSLLCQLAALRSFSPERLQYWRERESGMSTLAYFLARDTIDHFNTLVKPIVFLSTFYFFNNPRSKFIDNYVVFLALVYCVTGIGYTFAIWFELGLAQLCSALIPVVLVLVGTQANIPNFIKGLCYPKWTLEAFIIAGAKKYSGVWLITRCGALLKGGYDINNFILCIEIIMLMGVLFRFIALLSLLKLK
- the LOC102702412 gene encoding translin, with product MRPAATATATAALRLRASFLSTPPPPPPAAAAAVSRFLPRHSTFLLPLRRLCSSAPAPPRRDAAAASGRSEASPVMDAQFESFRAQLDESSTLRDRIRAVVSEVESASRLASAALLLVHQPVPLADVLGKAKAQVEVINGLYSQLAEILKECPGQYYRYHGDWRSETQAVVSMLAFMHWLETGGLLMHAEAQEKLGLSSGEFGLDVEDYLTGLCFMSNDFPRYVVNRVTAGDYDCPRKVLTFLTDLHASFRMLNLRNDFLRKKFDGMKYDLRRVEEVYYDVKIRGLVPGESKQEAA